CATAGTATGTTTCAATTAAATATCAGAACACTTAATAAAATTGCTATCACTTTTCAAAACCAAGTGTTTGAATATAATGGACCTgaatgaaaaaatcaaaaaaaaaaaaaaaaattgctacaGTTTTAATCCTTCAATCTTTCCACAAGAAAGGTCATCACCTCATGTGAGCGGGAGTTCAACTTTAtgtaaaaattttcaaagtacAGTTAACTGTAGATAcactattaattaaaaatggcTGAAGAAAGCAGTCTTAGCCCAAAATCAACTCTACAATGAAATAAGAGAACGAATCACAAATCACTCAAAAAAACTTAATCTTCAGTAAGAGAGACAAGTAAAGGTTTCCcacattcaaaaaatattttggttaagGAGGGGGTCTTATTCCCTCCAAATCAAGAATTTACCATCTTGCACTACGACCAAGTTTAAAGTGAAATGACTTCATGTGCACTTATTTAATGCTCCAGTTAACAAAGAGGTAGCACCATACCCTGTGACCCACTGACTGCTGAAGGCTGAGCCCCTGCAAGGCTCTGTACAGAGGCAGGGGCCTGGATGTAAATTTTCAGTTGAACAGTCAGGGACTAAGTCTTCAAAACTTGCActtaaagaaatatatgaaatctttcattttaatcaactgttttcagcatttgagaaatgtgtttaaaatgtttaagtgAAGCCGGCAGTCTCTCTAAGAATTATTTCTACTGTTACATCAATTATTTGTATCTAGAAACAGGTCAATTTACACCTTAACCAATCTGGATTTTGTTCCTTTGCTACAGAATTACTAAAATGCTTAAGGAAACAATTTCCTTTAAGAATAATTCAGGCAGATGTTTAAAAGTGTGaacaaaagttttgtttttattgtaacagtcatacattttaaaaaatgcagcaagaaaATTTCAACTGTTATGATAATCTGTAATGACCACAAGGCTGCAAAGGCCAAAGATATTTGATGAGACAACTTAAGGACAGGGAAAGTCAACGATGAAAGGTGATAATTATTGTTATTAGACATGGATAAAGTATATCACAAACTTTACAATAAATAGCATTCAATTAGGCACAAAATGTTATTCAGTAATATGAACAGAAGCTGGAGAATACAACCTTTGATAAATGATATATCATGCAGTTAACAGAATGAGAACTGCCTAGTCAAGGCAGACAGCAACGTTTATAGACTTCTGACCATAACTAGTGAGCACAATTAGAAGTAACAGAAAAGGGAATGAAATGGTGGACCTTTGAtgaattataaaaaaaaataaaaaaaacccacagcctTAAATTGAACAGCTATATCTATTTGtcatatataaaaagaaaactcctcTCAATATAGTTAGGCCTTTtgcactatttaaaaaaaaaaaaaaaaaaaaaaaaaaaaggatagtgCAAAGAGTTGTGTAGTAGCCCCTGCTCTACAATTAAAAAAGGATGAAGACACAAATTGATAAAAGACAAAATCTTACTGTTTCACATGTCCATTAACAGTTATCTAGATATCATGAATGGAAAGGAAATACTGCTGAAAATATGATCTCACGATCAGGACAAGCATGTGGTCATAAACAGACAGATGAGGGAACAGTGTTCTCATTCACTGCTAGCGGAAGAGTCAAATTAGACGATAATATATCAGTATCTAGTTGTAAAAACTAGCTAGTGatcttaaaggaaaacaaaaaaaatttaagttatCAAGTACTTAAACAATTGTCATTTATGTGCACAAGCGAGGATGTAACAAATGATCCTATCTTCTTTTTATAACAACTTTGTAAAAGATTAATTCCAGTAACAGGGGACATGGAAAAAGTTATTATACCAAATTCTTCATTCTGTGGAAGCACAGAAACTTAGCTctaaaacaacacagaaaaaaattcagttctgAATACTCTGGTTAACACACATCACGTAATAGACTCCTTACTTCTATTTCTGCAGACTCCACACGATTTTCAACAATCTCAATGCACTGTCTCTTGACTGGTGGTTCTTCACTTATCACAGTTTCTTCAGCAATGTCTGTTGCTGGAACTGTTAATACTgagaatatatttgtaaatataaatatgcaCATTTCAGGCAGCATTTGCATCATGTAAAATTCATATAATTAGATAATCTTATTAATAGTAGTAAAATACAAAGACTTTCCTTTATGTAAAGGCAAGAATGTTATAAAACTGATGCAAGAAAAATGTCCTGAATGTTCTAGTTATCCACATGCTActaaagaatttcaaaattctaCAATACTTAGCTGTCACTCTGGAGCACCACCACCATTTTTCACAGCGTAAACAGAGGCATGGAAGTGATCTGCAGCAGAGTTACCAAACTCTCAATTCTGCAACTTAAGTATCAGACTATATCTTTTAACATTTGCTTAAGAAACattataaatatgaaattaacTTATTATTTTGATTAACTAGAATACTTAGGTAATCCAAAAATCCAATAGTTATTAACCTTTGGgggaaaacaaatcaaaacaaaaaaaaatgaggaattaCAGAAATTCATACTCCAGTTTACTCAGGAAACCATCTGGCACATATATGTTCTAACAAACACCCCAGACAAACAGCAGACCAAATCATTTGTCTCCAGTACAGAGCTCTTCAGGCTCCACACTGGAATGCTGGTGAAGAAACCAGGAAGAAATCATGTTTGCCTGAAGAGCTGTTGCAGAGCATGTTTGACAGAAAACACTCAAAAAACACATACACCCACATGAAATAACACCAGCAGCTTCCATGATCTAACTATGATCTGACAGGGATATTTGTGTCACTCTGGCTCCTTCAGGTCTGCCACTGCTCCTCAAAAACCTCACGTATGTTAGGCTCAGAGTGGCTTCTTCCAGAACAAAGCCATAGAACTTGCACAGCTTGCCCTGTGCATGAGATTCCCAATCCAAGtcttaattttctaaaatatttacagtaagGCAACCATATAAGAATTGGAGATTCTTCAATATAGTTTTCATACCAAGTTTGCAAGAATCAAACTTATTGAAGGCAAAGCAAGTGGTCACTTTTCCCATCAGTGCCCTATTTCTCTTTCATAGTTTAGcaattctgttctttctcccCTAATGCAGAGACTCAGCTGACATGTGCTAACTGAACTGCTGTAGCTCTCACGTGTCCAAGTCTTTCACAGTATACAAactcaaaaatttatttttatcagtaaTTATGCAAAATTTTCCAAgctatttgaatttttcttttctaaagcaGAATGGTTCCTCAAGCTCCCCCTGTACAAGTTTCCACTCACCTTGCTGTCCATCTGGCATGGTCACAATGATCGGTTGCCCTATCCCGCTGGTTGGAATCGAATGGAGGTTACCAAGCTGAATGCCATCCGTAACGATAGTGATAACTTGCTGACCTCCAGAACTGACAACTTGCTGAATAGCACCATCCACTGATTCTGCAGTCACCACTTCTTCTGTGGCCACAACTATCAATAGATCAGTAAAGGAAATAAGTCTACACACAAATTAAACTTTAtgatttaaaatgcacattGCTATAGCACAGGAAAGAATTTCTTCCATGGCTTTTCaaatttgatgtttttttctgaaattaatgcATTACTACATAATATACTGTTAATGGAAATCTTTCACCAGGCCTATATAAAGCATTAATATTTGGAAATACATACGCAATTCTGGTCTGGTTTACCTTGCTTGCTATAATCAATctttatttagcatttttccTAACAGATATAGCCACTCAAAACAGCAGTTTTGCATTCAGTGTTAACACAGCAGCAAAAGTTGTTTTAAGAATGCAGAATACTTTTGCACTGCACACAAACTGCACTAAGTTACATTAACAGGTGAATAAAAAATGACACTGAAAGCACTGGCTTGAGAAGCATAGCTACTCCTTAATTAAAGTTGTCATATCCACCACTTGCAGAGTCTGGAAAGTTTCACATACCAATAAAACTGTGAAAGTGATACAGATTTACTGAAGAAAGGATTTACATTATCTTAGCGCGtcctacaaaaagaaaaaaatcacaaagcagCCCTTCAGAGAGATAAATCCAAGCAAccccactgaagtcaactgTTCCCTTCTACTCTTTGCCGGGTATACCTCAGGACCCGGCCCCCGACTTCTGTGCTTACCATAGTGGTTCAAGGCAATAACAAACTGAAGGACTTCTACAGAATCTTAAAGCTTTCTTTGTACCACACGGGTAGTTCAAACATCACCACCACAACTTTAACCATTCGTTATGCAAAGTATGAAACAGGaataaaggaaaagttttgaagcgttgagattttattttttactacaaaaaaaggagaaggataaaactaaaaaagtaaaacaaaatactataTGTATCTAACTTTATAGGTAgaagtaatagtaataatattaataataataagctAAGTATTTCAAATTCATGATTCCGTAATGACTACCTGGCAGTGAACTCTCACAGTTCTGCTACATTACATCTACAGATCAAGTTAAGAGAACTTGGAACATTCAGGACTACATGACACATAGCTATAATTGGCGTTTCTCACCACCAcccttattttttaaagcaacaaagCACTGAGACAAAGAGCAAGATCACCAGCAGCACAATGAAAGAATTTCAAGCACAGTaagtctgttttttattttcaatttgtcAGGGCAAAAGCAATTTGTCAGGGCCTTTGATTTAAATAATAGACAGTAGAGGGCTTTCTATCTAcagagaggaaattaaaaaaatgctatagaCTGTTCTGATGCTTGAGATGAGAGAAGGTAGAAACAACTCTAAAGCTTTCATCTTTTCAGCTAATATAACACACGTACACACATATCGCTCTGCTGTTCAAATGCCTGCAGTCATTGCCTTCTGAACTTCTTTTTGTTCAGAGATTACTGTCCTACAGCACTTCTTAATAATCACAAAGTGTTTATTCAGTAAACCAAAAAGTAATTTGTACATGAATAACAGGTATTGCATTGAacttgaaattttgaaatggaagtTGATcttatgaaaaagagaaagaaaaaaatcccatataGTCCTTGCTCTCCCTTCCTTGCTCTCTTTCTGGACTTTATAATCACTAATCGCCACAGTATCTCACATGCCGAAGGTAAGCTGAAGTTGGttaaaaaatgcagtgagaTAAGAGCCTCATTCCAACATAAGTACACCAAATACGCATCTTTAATGAGGTATTTCTCTAAACTCTCTTCCCAACCCCAACAGAACTGCACACATACATTATACTTCACCGCACACAATTTGGACATAACACCAGTCTCCTCCCATGCCCTTCTCTAGAATAACAACTGGCACAAGCATGATTCTATTCAGCTTCAGCAAGCAGCATCCCTCTTTCCTCAGTTTTATAAAATTGGTATGTTTTTAACTTCCAGCTGTGAAGAACTAGCAGGAAGAGATCAGGGTAAAGTTAACgtggaagaaggagaaaaactaGAAGGAAACaacattagagaaaaaaagaaaaaaataaagctcttctCCCAAGTTTATGCAGTGTTACATACAAGAGGCTAATTTAAAggtaaaagctaaaaataaaattctcatgACAAAGTTTTTGAGTATAGTTGTAATTGGAGCTTTCACATGACCAGCACAAACAAGAAGGGGTGTAGGCTTTGGTTTGttctggatctttttttttttttttttttttttttttgcctgaatgCATAGGTGATTGAAAAGCTTCTTTTGCCTCCTTTATGGTTTATCAACCATTAAAGGAGTAAGGTCCCAGGAAGCTGTCTGCAGGCAAGATACTACAAAATTGCTCACACATCTgcataaaaatcaaagcagaagaaTTGACATACACAGGGGGGTTAGATATGATGTGCTGTATTACTGAAGGTGGGAAGTTACTGCATTAAGACTTTGAgcttatttcttcctctctgtcatcctctgcctcctctctaATAATTTTTTATCTTCAATGCTTTACTGGCACGTAACACAGGTTGCACTGCACCACCGCAAGGATGGGCCCAGAAAACATGAGAACACTTGGTTAGTTACAGAAGCCTATTACTATCGAGTCCTGGATACATTCTAATACTGGGTGATCCTGTGCaaatttttctccagtttgatCTCTCCTACAACTAGATCTAAGTTGCATTCAAATATATTAATTGATTGAAAATTTCATCAGCTTTTCCATAATGAAAGGCACTCCATTTTGGCTTTGAATCATCTTCTTTACTTGCGAAATTTAAGGTTCATAAAAGACTATAGCTATATTTAggtgttgttttaaaaatgaaaattctggaTTAAGCAGAAACCCTGCAGAAGGACTTGAAAATGCTTAGAAATGGAGAGTCATATATATCTGCTGTTGAGGTGCAGCCCTCAAGCCAACAAGCCTGAGAGAAGATTTCTCCtatattttcaatgaaaactATGTCCTTAAGAATGCTGCCTACTGCAGAACTGAATTCTGAGAGATTTCCAAGTATTAAACTTTGGTCACCTGAACCATCTCAGTTCTGCAGAATCATACTGAccatcaacaacaacaaaaaacaaactcacaAGCATTCCTTCAGAAACAAGACTTCAAAAAAGTTCAGATGTCATAAGCATCATACATCCTTGATCTACAAGGTGGTTACTCTTTACAGTGATCTCCAGTCACTGGCTTGAAGGTTGGGTTCACCTTACTATGTATCACATCAATGTGCTCACAGTCCAAAGTCCACTTGGAAATCAAGCTACAGTGCTGCATGACAATATAAAAAACACTATAAATACTAAATAAACAAACTATCAGCTCTAGCAGCTCAGCAACTGGGCAATCTTATCAGCAGATTCATGTAGCCAGAGAACACTCCTGAGCCACTTTAAGGGACCATACTTCATCTAAGCTGTCATTTCCAAAAGGTAGGCACCTGAATACAGGCCTAGCCATGCGTATCCAggaattaaatgaaagaaagaaagaaatcccatCCTTCTTCTGATTATGCAGGGCAAGCTCTCTCCTTAATCTTTCCACGATATCTCACATtatccttctttctcctccctgcctcctcctAACTACCAAGGGAAGTAGTAGGCCCCCAAATCTTCTCCGCAGAAAATACATCCTCCCATCTCCAAGATGGGGAAAAGTGACTTTAAATTTGAGATAAACTTCTACGTGAAAGTTGAAAACAGACAGAAGAtcacattttgcctttttacttTACACATAAAGAAAATTCATAGATCATAAGGTTATATCAACAAGAGggtaaagaaaaaagcaatccGGCCTACCATAAAACTACAATAGCTACATATATATCATATGGCCTGAAAATCTGGGGAGTTAACCTATGCAAAATGGCACTGGCCAAGATGATGtacacagagaaagcaagaaatatttcacagatttCTTTAGAAACTGGGGTCTCCACCAATACACTTGTTGGGATTTTCAGAATGACCAcgatttttattttcaagtgcaTCACATATCCTACTTCAGAGACAAAAGCTAGGGATTTGTGTCCTACCTGCCCGTATCACTATACATTGTTAGAAATGCAGGTAGAGTGCCTTAAGGTTGAAAAAACAACCACAGACATTTCAATGGGTAATCTGCACATTAAGGTCACCAACTTTTTTGTGTCTACTGGGTGAAAAGTTAACAAAACTGGTGACAAAATATATGGAAACAACTTTAAGCATCGTTTCCCataatttaagagaaaataatattcacaggaaatattttcccacCAAATGCAACTAGGCTGAATGTAGATACATTAAGATGCTTTCAGAAAGATGAATGTTCACTCATGTTTACAGGCGTTAGGCCTGTAAATACTAGCTGTAGCCAGAAATCTTATTAAGAAATAACTGTACAGATGAATCTGCCAACTTTTCAGGTAAAAGGAAAGGAACACCTAATTTTGTTCAATTGAATAAAgattatcatttcatttttgtatgaACAGTACCtcaaaaaaaacagtatttccgTGTACTTCATTTTAGTTCATTAAATGAGATTACATTACTTAGATTTCTTACCTGGTGTTTCTGAAGAATTAGACAGTGGGGCTGATGCTTCCGCTAAAGCCGCTAACGTGGCTAATACTGATGTTGATGAATTTCCAAATTGTACAGCAGACACTCCTGTCTCATCTattaggagggaaaaaaatagcctgTAAGTTTAACAATTTATTAAATCTCTTTCTATATTATTACTGTACTGAAAGGTAACTACTCTATTCTTACCATTGTTTTTCTCAAGCCTTTGTATTATATGGTGAAAATCAATTCAAGTGTAAAATCCCAGTATCTATCCTATGTACATCTAAATACCTGTTTCATATGATGTATTTGCAGAAGATACCAGACCTGTTAGGTTCACCACCCCTCCAGGTCCGATGATAAACTGTGGTGTCGCTGCATGTATTGTCACAGTGTCCGGACTCTCTGGATTTGTATTGATTTGGTTCTGCATGGCAATCTAGAAGACAAAGGTAACAATACCACTCCAActgcagataaaataattcCAATTGTAGATAAAGTTACTTAGAAGAACTAGAATTATTGCCCATTCCACTCAGAGGCTTTTCTCCCTAGTTATGCAATATGCACACACTGTATCATTCCTTCTCCTTTGCGTAAGTACACAAGAATCATCTCTTGGCTAAAACCTAGAGACAAGAAGTCTGTTgaagtggaagagaaaataaaaacagactgCTACACCTCCTCCTCATTTGCTGTACACAAAGAGGACCATCTAATCACGCAGCCTTTTTATAGGTGCATATGCTCAAGTATCTAAAATAAAGGCCTAAATAACCAAGACAGCTGAAATAGCTATAGGCCATGAAAACTGGCTCTGACAGTTTGGGAGCTGTCACAAATTGTACATGACTTTAATAATCTTTTTGTCCTTCTTCCAGTATTATCcaattttatttactatatCCTTTTTTGCAATGAAGGAGAGGCTAAAGGGACAGACCAGAACAAGAAATGATAATATACAGTGGTATAATAgcattttctactttatttcttgttcttttattaATAACACTTAACACTTAATTTGCCCTTATGAACACTGAGCTGACATTTTCATGGAAGTATCTACCATAATCCAAATCCCAATGACTTCTCCAGTAGTTCAGTCTCAGTTTTCCTAATCCAGGAGAAATGGCCATCTCTTCTGATGCCTAGTTCCATCAGGTAATTTAATATCCATATACAAAGTTGATGCAACACTACAGCATTGTCAGAACATATTGTTAGAAGGGAGAGTTAAGTTTTATACTCTGCTTGCAAAGACCCCAGCTAGTTCTATGTACTACAATATTCAAGTTTACAAAAACAAAGGATATTCTTCCCTCAGCTTTGTAGATATTGGAAATACTCTTCAGCCACCTTCCCATGCAACtaatgttttattaatattaatctAATTTCCATGCCACAAACTGCAGCGGAGTCCAGCATTATTAGTCAATATATGATTTCACAGTTGCTATATTAAAAGCTTGCATAAACACTCTCTTTTAAGTTTCCTTAGTATCATGAATCAAAATTACCTGTAATATTTCAGCAAGATCTTCATTTCCATTGTCTATTGCAATGTCTAATGCAGTTTTGCAAAATTTACTCTGAGCATGGACATCTGCTCCGTACTTTATTAAGAGTTCTACCACTTCTTGGTGATTATGTTCAGTAGCCCAGTGAAGTGCAGTCATCTTGAGCATGTCCTTCGCATTGACATCAGCACCATGCTGCAAACAAGATCATTGGATAAACTGTATCACCAGAAGGATCTGAACTGAATAATGCTGCTCATGGAATGAAGCCCAAAACTGTCTCTTTTTCCCAGCACTAATGTCCTGTTATCCTATATTTACTAATTTGACAGAAGTACCTCAGTGTAAGTACTACATAAATTATGTATCGTAAAGGATTAAAGAGTCCCTACCCAAAACATGTCTTGGTTCTAAAAGCTGTTACCATACAGTGTCAAATCAGGAGAAGTCTTATTTTGAATTAACAGTAAATAATTCACCTGAAATcatgaagattttaaataatattaaaataaattataactGAAATGAGAAACAGAGCAGCCAATACAAATTCAGTATAAATATTCTAATTATTTTGATGCTGGTTTaatgactaaaataaaattgcacCTATTCAATAATAAACCATTGTGGTATCTCAGCTTCATACTTTGTTTCAAGAATTTTTACCTTCAGTAAGACTTCTACTATGCTGGCATGGCCTTCTGATGCTGCCATATGTAATGGAGTTCTGTCCACCTTGGTTCTGGCATCTCGACTTACACCTGCTCGCAGCAACACTTCTGTTGTTGAGTAGTGTCCATACTGTGCTGCTAGATGAAGTGGAGATGTTCCCAGCTGTAATGTAAGGTAAAAAATTGACTTTTAACTGATGTcagtacaaaataatttattattattatacagCTACCACATTCAGGTGCCAAGCTACcacttaaaatctttttcccTTGCAGTCTCTCAAGGGAAGAAGCTGTCAGGGCTTTTACAGAGtatgaagacattttttaaaaagtttaaattctTTCCAGTTATCACAACACCACACACTGGCAGCAACTTTTATCTTCAAGGTATGATACATTTCAAGGGGAGCAACGTCATTTTTAGTATTGGTCAACAGACCACACCAAGGTTGAAAGAgacctctggaagtcatctagtccaacctcctgcgCAGACCGGAGCCAACCTGAAAGTTACATTACTAAGTAAATTAAGGCCCTTAAGGCATTGTAAATACCCTCAAATTTTAGTTACTTTACTTAGTCTCTCTACACAATCTATGCAAAGCATAGGTACCTCCAAAAAAACCTCAGAGCATCTGTATCAGGGAAACCTCAACTACATATATTAGGTAGCTGAGATTGCTCTCTAAATTCAGGCCCTCTTACTAAACAAAACACATGAACACAAGAAGTAGGAGGATGATTGCTGCTTTATCCAGTTAACCATTCCAGAGTTCACCTTAATAGACATCAGAAGGAATTCTTTCATAGTTTGTTACTACAACTAGCAGGAGGTCTGACGATATGAAGAAGCAGGTGTAATTTGAAATTAGGTATTAGAAATGACAGCAGAATACCAAAAAGGAAGTCTCAAGACTTCCTCAGTAAGTCTCAGGTAACATAGATACTTAATTGTAATAATCCAGCTTACTTTTCCAGgtgagaaaaataacagaatttactaaatatcaaaaaaaatttccttaCCCAATCTGTGGTAAAAGGTGCTCCATTTGCCATCAAAATGCGAACTTCATCATCTTGACCTGCTCGGGCAGCTTCTAAAAGTTTCTTTCCCAAATCTACTAGTGACATCTAGtcaaggaaacaaagaaatataaagggaaaaatagttAATATCTAATATGTTACTAGTACCATTTTAAGCACACAAATGctgctgtcatttttaaaaatgactatttgatcgaaaagttcaaaaaaataaGCTAGTATTTTATCTGTAACAAGTTTTCTCGATTGTAACAAGCAGTTTGATTTTAGAATTACTTTTGTCAGTCAGACAAAACTAACATTGGGATGAAGACTTCAGTGTTATAATGATATAACCACAGCAACCACGCTAAAGTTATGCCACACTAAAGTTAACCTGAAATGGATGCATATTTCTCAAAATAGGAAGTGGTTTTGAAGCTCCCACCTGACACTACAACCTTCTGTAGGTTTGTCCTGCTTTCAAATGGGACTAAGTCAATGCTGTCATGTCCCATGTCCAAAGCCACTGCACTCATTTAtccaaaacaaatttaagatgTACCACAATGTAAACATGTTTAGATGGCTACGAAATACAACACCTATCTGACATCTTCTCTATCACTTGATTCTGTCTATCCTAAAATATCATTTCTGTATTCTCACTACAAAATGAAGCAATAGGCATACATTATATTTctatttgcaaatgcaaaaaaaaatgtagtatttgCCTGAAAATAAACACCTGCATCAAGTCTTtataattactgaaaaaaacatatacagTGCAAACTGAGACAGTGCAAAGTGTAGCTTGAGACAGTATTGAGGTATTAGCTGAAAAACTTCACATTATCTTTGGATAATTTCCCTTTTTCCAAAATAGCATATGACACCGAGTTAAAGTTCCATATGATACAGAGCATGTAAAACTATAAATGAACAAATGGCACCTATCTACGTTACTGATGCATCAAGGATTCCCCAGTACAACATCTTTCGGAACCCACTCTATTTCGTACTTGCTATTAAATATGTTCAGTAATCAGAAAATCTAGGCTTAAAACACAGTTTATGCCAAAATATACCATTAACTTTTTTTGTCCTATATCCTATATAGTTTTCAACTACTAGGATGCTAAGAACAGAATTACTTTCATCAATTTACTTTCCAGTCACAGAAGCAAGAGAGCTCAGCCTGTATTACTGGTAACAACAGCTGCAAGGGTATGCAACTTGTTTCCTATGCAAAGATCGAGTAAGTCAGTTCAAAAATAccattagaattatttttaactttttcttttaaatt
The sequence above is a segment of the Rhea pennata isolate bPtePen1 chromosome 10, bPtePen1.pri, whole genome shotgun sequence genome. Coding sequences within it:
- the GABPB1 gene encoding GA-binding protein subunit beta-1 isoform X2, whose translation is MMSLVDLGKKLLEAARAGQDDEVRILMANGAPFTTDWLGTSPLHLAAQYGHYSTTEVLLRAGVSRDARTKVDRTPLHMAASEGHASIVEVLLKHGADVNAKDMLKMTALHWATEHNHQEVVELLIKYGADVHAQSKFCKTALDIAIDNGNEDLAEILQIAMQNQINTNPESPDTVTIHAATPQFIIGPGGVVNLTDETGVSAVQFGNSSTSVLATLAALAEASAPLSNSSETPVVATEEVVTAESVDGAIQQVVSSGGQQVITIVTDGIQLGNLHSIPTSGIGQPIIVTMPDGQQVLTVPATDIAEETVISEEPPVKRQCIEIVENRVESAEIEERETLQKQLDEANREAQKYRQQLLKKEQEAEAYRQKLEAMNRLQTNKEAV
- the GABPB1 gene encoding GA-binding protein subunit beta-1 isoform X3, yielding MSLVDLGKKLLEAARAGQDDEVRILMANGAPFTTDWLGTSPLHLAAQYGHYSTTEVLLRAGVSRDARTKVDRTPLHMAASEGHASIVEVLLKHGADVNAKDMLKMTALHWATEHNHQEVVELLIKYGADVHAQSKFCKTALDIAIDNGNEDLAEILQIAMQNQINTNPESPDTVTIHAATPQFIIGPGGVVNLTDETGVSAVQFGNSSTSVLATLAALAEASAPLSNSSETPVVATEEVVTAESVDGAIQQVVSSGGQQVITIVTDGIQLGNLHSIPTSGIGQPIIVTMPDGQQVLTVPATDIAEETVISEEPPVKRQCIEIVENRVESAEIEERETLQKQLDEANREAQKYRQQLLKKEQEAEAYRQKLEAMNRLQTNKEAV
- the GABPB1 gene encoding GA-binding protein subunit beta-1 isoform X1, whose product is MKVILMPADCSLDRKMSLVDLGKKLLEAARAGQDDEVRILMANGAPFTTDWLGTSPLHLAAQYGHYSTTEVLLRAGVSRDARTKVDRTPLHMAASEGHASIVEVLLKHGADVNAKDMLKMTALHWATEHNHQEVVELLIKYGADVHAQSKFCKTALDIAIDNGNEDLAEILQIAMQNQINTNPESPDTVTIHAATPQFIIGPGGVVNLTDETGVSAVQFGNSSTSVLATLAALAEASAPLSNSSETPVVATEEVVTAESVDGAIQQVVSSGGQQVITIVTDGIQLGNLHSIPTSGIGQPIIVTMPDGQQVLTVPATDIAEETVISEEPPVKRQCIEIVENRVESAEIEERETLQKQLDEANREAQKYRQQLLKKEQEAEAYRQKLEAMNRLQTNKEAV